In Sphingomonas sp. SUN019, one genomic interval encodes:
- a CDS encoding TadE/TadG family type IV pilus assembly protein — MRGEGARRNDRQGGLLGRLRRDTRGNTLAMMAIAMVPMSALAGSAVDMARLYVVKVRLQQACDAGVLAGRKFMTDSNDTTLDTTAAAQAKTFFDNNFKSGWMNTKTVSFVPNKTTDRQVAGVASAVVPMTVMKMFAAPDTTLNVTCEARYDIADTDIMFVLDTTGSMACLPSDSASTCSSYAGSATKVEYTRPTTSGGVAGYAGTIAVGTTERAGSRIDALREAVLGFYDTMVANADPSTHIRYGFVTYSSAVNVGQAILDMDASYMVGGDGSETQTYQSRVVNADVVTKTVTDNNNNGKSSTACTASARTPSTAKTYAPSTGTASRTYDFWSGSVCQTRTDTLIPQWQYRQAAFDVSQVVAGNVITDPTKVHGQTTRWAGCIESTVDSPGTSTFSTTSLPSELNPDIVPTGAQRWWPYLADLTYYRYDNSSDGDDVAYNPNYGVDPWAPDKKIGKANYTKFDRRDSGSTACGKPAKRLGVMTRTDVDNFVNATDFVPMGGTYHDIGMIWGTRLISPTGIWASDTAAWPGRGAPNRVIVFLTDGDMAPNTTTYGMYGIETYDKRVAGSSGTDLTTLHNARFLAACEAAKARQIDVWTVAIDTSSSTELQSCASSTAQALFSTTGTGLSDAFKKIAKQVAMLRVSK, encoded by the coding sequence ATGCGGGGTGAGGGAGCGCGACGGAACGACAGGCAGGGCGGGCTCCTCGGACGCCTCCGCCGCGACACGCGCGGCAATACGCTGGCGATGATGGCGATCGCCATGGTTCCGATGTCGGCGCTCGCCGGGTCCGCGGTCGACATGGCGCGGCTTTACGTGGTGAAGGTGCGGCTGCAACAGGCGTGCGACGCAGGCGTGCTGGCGGGCCGGAAATTCATGACCGACAGCAACGACACGACGCTGGACACCACTGCAGCGGCGCAGGCGAAAACATTCTTCGACAACAATTTCAAATCCGGGTGGATGAACACGAAGACCGTGTCGTTCGTCCCCAACAAGACCACCGACCGGCAGGTCGCGGGCGTCGCGTCCGCGGTCGTCCCGATGACCGTCATGAAGATGTTCGCCGCCCCCGACACGACGCTGAACGTGACGTGCGAGGCGCGCTACGACATCGCCGACACCGACATCATGTTCGTGCTCGACACGACCGGCTCGATGGCGTGCCTGCCGTCTGACAGCGCAAGCACTTGTTCAAGCTACGCGGGCAGCGCGACGAAAGTGGAATACACCCGGCCGACCACCAGTGGCGGCGTGGCTGGCTATGCTGGAACGATAGCGGTCGGCACGACCGAGAGGGCGGGTTCGCGCATCGATGCCCTGCGAGAAGCCGTGTTGGGCTTCTACGACACGATGGTGGCCAATGCCGATCCGTCGACCCACATCCGCTATGGGTTTGTGACCTATTCCTCGGCCGTGAATGTCGGCCAGGCGATCCTGGACATGGACGCAAGTTACATGGTCGGCGGCGACGGCAGCGAGACGCAGACCTATCAGTCGCGCGTCGTCAACGCTGACGTGGTCACTAAAACGGTGACGGACAATAACAATAACGGAAAGTCGAGCACGGCGTGCACGGCATCCGCACGTACCCCCAGCACTGCCAAGACGTACGCTCCATCCACCGGAACGGCGTCCAGAACCTATGACTTCTGGAGCGGCAGCGTCTGCCAGACCAGGACCGACACGCTGATACCTCAGTGGCAGTATCGGCAGGCGGCGTTCGACGTGAGCCAAGTCGTGGCCGGCAATGTCATCACCGATCCGACCAAGGTACACGGTCAGACGACGAGATGGGCCGGTTGCATCGAATCGACCGTCGACAGCCCCGGTACATCGACTTTCTCGACCACCAGCCTACCGTCCGAACTCAATCCCGATATCGTGCCAACCGGCGCGCAGCGTTGGTGGCCATATCTGGCGGACCTGACATATTATCGCTACGATAACTCTTCGGACGGCGACGATGTTGCCTACAATCCAAATTACGGAGTCGACCCCTGGGCGCCCGATAAGAAAATCGGGAAGGCTAACTACACCAAATTCGATCGGCGCGACAGCGGTAGTACTGCGTGCGGAAAGCCCGCCAAGCGGCTGGGCGTAATGACGCGCACCGACGTCGACAACTTTGTCAACGCGACTGATTTCGTGCCGATGGGCGGCACGTATCACGACATCGGCATGATCTGGGGCACCCGGCTGATTTCTCCGACCGGCATCTGGGCGAGCGATACGGCCGCGTGGCCGGGCCGCGGCGCGCCAAATCGCGTGATCGTTTTTCTCACCGATGGCGACATGGCCCCGAACACCACCACGTACGGTATGTACGGTATCGAGACGTATGACAAACGGGTCGCGGGCTCGAGTGGAACCGACCTGACGACGTTGCACAACGCTCGCTTCCTCGCCGCATGCGAGGCGGCGAAAGCGCGCCAGATCGATGTCTGGACGGTGGCGATCGATACCAGTTCGTCGACCGAATTGCAGAGCTGTGCCTCCTCGACCGCGCAGGCGCTCTTTTCCACGACCGGGACCGGTCTGTCCGATGCCTTCAAGAAGATCGCGAAACAGGTCGCGATGCTGCGGGTGTCGAAATGA
- a CDS encoding tetratricopeptide repeat protein, which produces MKTMSRTAIAAALFASVGGLALTAPAIAKEKKEEAKAPGLKLSKEIVKQASEAQTALNAKDYATAEPLVAQVEAGAKTDDDRYISSVFRYMLAAGKMTAAGGAINESQLVGPLDALIANPKTPATDLPRFVFQRGVIAYNAKKPQEALTFFQRAQQLGYSDPNLALQLTKLKFESGDIAGGSAELQKTMAAQTAAGTKPEESLYRYAIAQTHQKKMGAETTAWLKRYAIAYPNSKTWRDVAFTYGLQQQGVVTLDKGQKVDLYRLLRQTKSLADQYDYEIYAQFAIDLGLPHEAKAVLAEGKAAGKIPADSATANDLMKAADLGVKNEGSLAPLEAKGKAGNAKLAASTGDVYLGAGDNAKAADLYRAALTKPGVDADTVNTRLGIALAKLGDKEGAKAAFAAVKTAPRAEIGALWTTYLDNPPTA; this is translated from the coding sequence ATGAAGACCATGTCCAGGACCGCGATCGCCGCGGCGCTCTTCGCCAGCGTCGGCGGACTCGCGCTGACCGCGCCCGCGATCGCCAAGGAAAAGAAGGAAGAGGCGAAGGCCCCCGGCCTGAAGCTCAGCAAGGAAATCGTCAAGCAGGCCAGCGAGGCGCAGACCGCGCTGAACGCCAAGGACTATGCGACTGCCGAGCCGCTGGTCGCGCAGGTCGAGGCCGGCGCAAAGACCGACGACGATCGCTATATCAGCTCGGTCTTCCGCTACATGCTGGCGGCGGGCAAGATGACCGCGGCCGGCGGCGCGATCAACGAAAGCCAGCTCGTCGGCCCACTCGACGCGCTGATCGCCAATCCAAAGACGCCAGCGACCGATCTGCCCCGTTTCGTGTTCCAGCGCGGCGTAATCGCATATAATGCGAAGAAGCCGCAGGAGGCGCTGACGTTTTTCCAGCGCGCGCAGCAATTGGGCTACAGCGACCCGAACCTCGCGCTTCAGCTGACGAAGCTGAAATTCGAGAGCGGGGATATCGCGGGCGGTTCGGCCGAGTTGCAGAAGACGATGGCGGCGCAAACCGCGGCGGGCACGAAGCCGGAAGAATCGCTTTATCGTTATGCGATCGCGCAGACGCACCAGAAGAAGATGGGGGCGGAAACGACCGCGTGGCTGAAACGCTATGCGATCGCCTATCCGAATTCGAAGACGTGGCGCGACGTGGCCTTCACGTACGGCTTGCAGCAGCAGGGCGTCGTGACGCTGGACAAGGGGCAGAAGGTCGATCTGTATCGCCTGCTGCGCCAGACCAAGTCGCTGGCGGATCAATATGATTATGAAATCTACGCCCAGTTCGCGATCGACCTGGGTTTGCCGCACGAAGCCAAAGCGGTGCTGGCCGAGGGCAAGGCCGCCGGCAAGATTCCCGCCGATAGTGCGACCGCGAACGACCTGATGAAGGCGGCCGATCTGGGCGTGAAGAACGAGGGTTCGCTCGCGCCGCTCGAAGCAAAGGGCAAGGCGGGTAATGCTAAGCTCGCCGCCAGCACGGGGGACGTGTACCTCGGCGCCGGCGACAATGCGAAGGCGGCCGATCTCTATCGCGCCGCCCTGACCAAGCCGGGCGTCGATGCCGATACGGTCAACACCAGGCTGGGCATCGCGCTGGCGAAGTTGGGCGACAAGGAAGGCGCAAAGGCTGCCTTCGCCGCGGTGAAGACCGCGCCGCGCGCGGAAATCGGTGCGCTCTGGACGACCTATCTGGACAATCCGCCGACCGCGTGA
- the trmFO gene encoding methylenetetrahydrofolate--tRNA-(uracil(54)-C(5))-methyltransferase (FADH(2)-oxidizing) TrmFO translates to MTHDIHIIGGGLAGSEAAWQLAEAGVRVRLSEMRGSGDGTAAHKTDGLAELVCSNSFRSDDATSNAVGLLHQELRTLGSLIMRQADLHRVPAGSALAVDRDLFSESVTTAIASHPNITLVRERVDALPDGPAIIATGPLTAPSLATGIAEATGREALAFFDALAPIVHRETIDMEVAWFASRWDKGDTKDYINCPMTKEEYLAFHAGLIAGEKSEFREWEKDTPYFDGCMPIEVMAERGVDTLRYGPMKPVGLDDPRTGRWPHAVVQLRQDNAQGTLWNIVGFQTKLKHAEQVRLFRTIPGLQNAEFARLGGLHRNTFIRSPELLDGTLRLKSRPNVRFAGQITGCEGYIESASIGLLAGRFAAAELRGETMTPPPVETALGALLNHITGAAVAETYQPMNVNFGLFPPIEGRTKKADRKRMYTDRGRAALADWITPPAEPADTRSAVSQTV, encoded by the coding sequence ATGACTCATGACATCCACATCATCGGCGGCGGGCTCGCCGGTAGCGAAGCTGCGTGGCAGTTGGCGGAGGCGGGGGTTCGCGTTCGCCTGTCGGAAATGCGCGGTAGCGGTGACGGCACCGCTGCACACAAGACCGACGGGCTGGCCGAACTGGTATGCTCCAACAGCTTTCGATCGGACGATGCCACATCCAACGCGGTCGGGCTGCTGCATCAGGAACTGCGCACGCTCGGCTCGCTCATCATGCGACAAGCCGATCTTCACCGTGTGCCCGCCGGGTCAGCGCTGGCGGTCGATCGCGATCTTTTCTCCGAAAGCGTGACGACGGCGATCGCGTCGCATCCGAACATCACGCTCGTCCGCGAGCGCGTAGACGCGCTGCCCGACGGTCCGGCGATCATCGCCACCGGTCCGCTGACCGCGCCTTCGCTCGCCACCGGCATCGCCGAGGCGACAGGACGCGAGGCGCTGGCGTTCTTCGACGCGCTCGCCCCGATCGTCCACCGCGAGACGATCGACATGGAGGTCGCGTGGTTCGCCTCGCGCTGGGACAAGGGCGACACGAAAGACTATATCAACTGCCCGATGACGAAGGAAGAGTATCTCGCCTTCCACGCCGGGCTGATCGCGGGCGAAAAGTCCGAATTCCGCGAATGGGAAAAGGACACGCCCTATTTCGACGGCTGCATGCCGATCGAGGTGATGGCGGAGCGCGGGGTCGACACGCTACGCTACGGTCCGATGAAGCCCGTGGGCCTCGACGATCCGAGGACCGGGCGCTGGCCGCACGCGGTCGTGCAGCTGCGGCAGGACAATGCGCAGGGCACATTGTGGAACATCGTCGGCTTCCAGACCAAGCTGAAGCACGCCGAACAGGTGCGGCTGTTCCGCACCATTCCGGGGCTGCAGAATGCGGAATTTGCGCGGTTGGGCGGGCTTCACCGCAACACGTTCATCCGATCGCCCGAACTGCTCGACGGCACGCTGCGGCTGAAATCGCGCCCGAACGTCCGCTTCGCCGGGCAGATCACCGGGTGCGAGGGATACATCGAAAGCGCGTCGATCGGGCTGCTCGCCGGGCGCTTCGCCGCGGCTGAACTGCGCGGCGAAACCATGACGCCACCGCCGGTCGAAACCGCGCTGGGCGCGCTGCTGAATCATATCACAGGCGCGGCTGTCGCGGAGACGTATCAGCCGATGAACGTCAATTTCGGGCTGTTTCCGCCGATCGAGGGCCGCACGAAAAAGGCCGATCGCAAGCGGATGTACACGGATCGCGGTCGCGCCGCGCTGGCGGACTGGATCACTCCTCCGGCTGAACCGGCGGACACACGCAGCGCGGTTTCCCAGACCGTTTGA
- a CDS encoding DUF952 domain-containing protein: MSHPLTAYKVLTAEQMAALERDGAFAGAPVDLADGYIHMSTAEQLTETVDKHFAGQTDLHVAAVDLAAQGDCLKWEESRGGQLFPHIYGPLLLETVVAYGPLARDKDGMVKLPVAG; encoded by the coding sequence GTGAGCCATCCCCTCACTGCGTATAAGGTGCTGACCGCGGAGCAGATGGCGGCCCTCGAACGCGACGGCGCGTTCGCGGGCGCGCCGGTCGACCTGGCCGACGGCTACATCCATATGTCGACCGCCGAGCAACTGACCGAAACCGTCGACAAGCATTTCGCTGGGCAGACCGACCTGCACGTCGCCGCGGTCGACTTGGCGGCGCAAGGCGATTGCCTGAAATGGGAGGAATCACGCGGCGGCCAGCTGTTTCCGCACATCTATGGTCCACTGCTGCTGGAGACGGTGGTCGCTTACGGTCCGTTGGCGCGCGATAAGGACGGGATGGTGAAGCTGCCGGTGGCTGGCTGA
- a CDS encoding DUF488 family protein: MRIFTIGYEATTMAEFLAALTGAGVQRVIDVRALPLSRRPGFSKSSLAASLREAGIDYAHLKALGTPKAGRDAAKKGDVAALRAVYAGQLELPEAQVQAAVMMGLAAEMPSALLCYERDPCHCHRTLLLDAVGEGAEVVDLYA; the protein is encoded by the coding sequence ATGCGGATTTTCACGATCGGTTATGAAGCCACGACGATGGCGGAGTTTCTCGCCGCGCTGACCGGGGCGGGGGTGCAGCGTGTGATCGACGTCCGCGCGCTGCCGTTGTCGCGGAGGCCGGGTTTTTCGAAATCGTCACTGGCCGCTTCGCTTAGGGAAGCGGGGATCGACTACGCTCATCTGAAGGCGCTCGGCACGCCAAAGGCCGGGCGCGATGCGGCAAAGAAAGGCGACGTCGCTGCGCTGCGGGCGGTTTACGCCGGGCAACTCGAACTGCCCGAGGCGCAGGTGCAGGCAGCGGTGATGATGGGGTTGGCGGCGGAGATGCCGTCCGCGTTGCTGTGTTACGAACGCGATCCTTGCCACTGCCACCGGACCTTGTTGCTGGATGCGGTGGGCGAGGGGGCGGAGGTGGTGGATTTGTATGCTTGA
- a CDS encoding SDR family NAD(P)-dependent oxidoreductase, translated as MSGAIVIGASGGIGKALVEALIEEERAVRGFARSFAGADHIDLEDEASIAAAAARSGSPDLVIVATGLLHEGENGPEKALRDLDPAWLARIFAINTIGPALIAKHFLPVMPKTGRCVFAVLSARVGSITDNRLGGWHGYRASKAALNQIIRTIAIEEKRRNDRLIVVGLHPGTVDTALSKPFQRSGRDLFAADRAAVQLLDVIDDLKAADSGKVFAWDGAEVPA; from the coding sequence ATGAGCGGCGCCATCGTCATCGGCGCATCCGGCGGAATCGGGAAGGCGCTGGTTGAAGCTCTGATCGAGGAAGAACGCGCCGTCCGCGGCTTTGCGCGGTCTTTCGCGGGTGCGGACCATATCGACCTGGAGGACGAAGCGAGCATCGCCGCCGCCGCCGCACGCAGCGGATCGCCCGATCTGGTGATCGTTGCGACCGGATTGCTGCACGAAGGCGAAAATGGCCCGGAAAAAGCGCTCCGCGACCTCGACCCCGCCTGGCTCGCGCGCATCTTCGCGATCAACACGATCGGCCCCGCGTTGATCGCCAAGCATTTCTTGCCCGTAATGCCGAAGACCGGGCGCTGCGTGTTCGCCGTGCTGTCCGCCCGCGTCGGCAGCATCACCGACAACCGGCTGGGCGGCTGGCACGGCTATCGCGCGTCGAAGGCGGCGCTGAACCAGATCATCCGCACCATCGCGATCGAGGAAAAACGCCGCAACGATCGCTTAATCGTGGTCGGACTCCACCCCGGCACGGTCGACACCGCGCTCTCGAAGCCGTTTCAGCGCAGCGGGCGCGACCTGTTCGCGGCTGATCGCGCGGCGGTGCAATTGCTCGACGTGATCGACGACCTAAAGGCCGCAGACAGCGGAAAGGTTTTTGCGTGGGACGGGGCCGAAGTCCCCGCCTGA
- a CDS encoding EF-hand domain-containing protein translates to MWRYLVLGVAALLLFAAAWTFMGGRARTQPVLPVAPPGEASTEVENAALPATVPEATAKTREQKRFDRYDKDRDGKVTRDEYLVSRRKAYAKLDTNGDGRLTFDEWALKTTTKFAAADKDKSGAMAADEFATTAVKRSGKPRCVCPPVQPEE, encoded by the coding sequence ATGTGGCGGTATCTGGTGCTCGGCGTCGCGGCGCTGCTGTTGTTCGCTGCGGCGTGGACCTTCATGGGTGGCCGTGCGCGAACCCAACCCGTCCTTCCCGTCGCGCCGCCGGGAGAGGCATCGACGGAAGTTGAGAACGCGGCCTTGCCCGCGACCGTCCCCGAGGCGACCGCGAAGACCCGCGAACAGAAGCGTTTCGACCGCTACGACAAGGATCGCGACGGCAAGGTCACGCGCGACGAATATCTCGTGTCGCGGCGAAAGGCCTATGCGAAACTGGATACCAACGGCGACGGGCGGCTGACGTTCGACGAATGGGCGCTGAAGACGACGACCAAATTCGCCGCCGCGGACAAGGATAAATCGGGCGCGATGGCGGCGGACGAATTCGCCACCACCGCGGTCAAACGGTCTGGGAAACCGCGCTGCGTGTGTCCGCCGGTTCAGCCGGAGGAGTGA
- a CDS encoding squalene/phytoene synthase family protein produces the protein MVNDAVTFGIDPAAGHPERMLALSYAPADRRRTLAALFALDATLAKLALGTREPLVAQMRLTWWYEALSALSAAAPPAQPILRVLQAAQVDGEALAAMIEGWERLLDEPDEAALRAFAVARAGLFRVAGDLLGASDLVEKAGQGWALADLARITARPETRASATRLATPLLASACKWRWSGTGRPLGALAHSARMDLVGHSAPGSPARVGRLAWHRLTGR, from the coding sequence ATGGTTAACGACGCGGTTACCTTTGGGATCGATCCCGCCGCGGGACATCCCGAACGGATGCTGGCGCTTTCCTATGCGCCCGCGGACCGACGGCGAACGCTGGCCGCGCTGTTCGCGCTCGACGCGACGCTGGCGAAACTGGCGCTCGGCACGCGCGAGCCGCTGGTCGCGCAGATGCGGTTGACGTGGTGGTATGAGGCGTTGTCGGCGCTGTCCGCCGCTGCGCCGCCTGCGCAACCGATCCTGCGCGTGTTGCAGGCAGCGCAGGTGGACGGCGAGGCGCTGGCCGCGATGATCGAGGGGTGGGAGCGGTTGCTGGACGAGCCCGACGAAGCCGCGCTGAGGGCCTTCGCCGTGGCGCGCGCGGGGCTGTTTCGCGTTGCCGGGGACTTGCTCGGCGCGTCCGACCTAGTGGAAAAAGCGGGCCAGGGTTGGGCGTTGGCCGATCTGGCGCGCATCACCGCGCGGCCGGAAACCCGCGCGTCGGCGACGCGGTTGGCCACGCCGCTGCTGGCCTCCGCGTGCAAATGGCGATGGAGCGGGACGGGCCGCCCGCTCGGCGCGTTGGCGCATAGCGCAAGGATGGATCTGGTCGGCCACAGCGCCCCCGGCTCACCGGCCCGCGTCGGGCGGCTCGCATGGCATCGGCTGACCGGCCGCTGA
- the gyrA gene encoding DNA gyrase subunit A codes for MTDETLLADPSDIAPISIVDEMKTSYLDYAMSVIVARALPDVRDGLKPVHRRILHSANENGFLYNRPYRKCARIVGDVMGKYHPHGDSSIYEALVRMSQDWSMRVPLIDGQGNFGSMDPDKAAAMRYTEARLAKVANALLGDLDKDTVDFIPNYDGSEREPAVLPARFPNLLVNGAGGIAVGMATNVPPHNLGEIINACLAFMDRMESGEPQLTTEELLEIVPGPDFPTGAIILGRAGARSAYETGRGSILLRSRHIIEEGRGDRRSIVLTEIPYQQGKNALVERIAEAAKDKRIEGVSDIRDESNREGVRIVIDLKRDATPEVVLNQLWRHTPAQGSFAANMLAIRGGRPELLNLRDIIAAFVGFREEVITRRSKFELAKARDRAHILLGLVIAVTNLDEVVKIIRGSSSPAEARAKLLSRDWPIAEIAQYIKLVEAVEVEITGDTYRLSETQVRAILDLRLHRLTALGRDEIGNELQGLADSITELLAILSDRIKLFAVMREELIAVRDESATPRRSEIVNAVDGIDDEDLIEREEMVVTVTVGGYIKRTSLDTFRAQKRGGKGRAAMATKEEDVVTELFVTSTHTPVLFFSTLGKVYRLKVWRLPEGGANTRGRPMVNLLPLAAGETISTVLPLPEDEDEWGKLHVMFATAKGSVRRNSMDAFTNVPSNGKIAMKFEGVDEDDRLIGVALLDEGDDVLLATRQGKAIRFAANEVREFQSRNSTGVRGINLKRDDAVISLSILHRVGTSQEEREEYLRFAPWKEREGEMTMQADRYEELQSSEQFILTVCANGYGKMSSAYEYRRTGRGGQGITNIDNIKRNGPVVASFPASKGQQLMLVTDQAKMIRMPLTSMRVIGRGSAGVRLFNVADDEHVVSAARIDEEEAPENAAEDMVAAEIAETPRSDPLQLDDGTGTTDDAEGGE; via the coding sequence TTGACCGACGAGACCCTCCTCGCCGACCCTTCGGACATCGCCCCCATCTCGATCGTCGACGAGATGAAGACCAGCTATCTCGATTATGCGATGAGCGTCATCGTGGCGCGCGCGCTGCCCGACGTCCGCGACGGGTTGAAGCCGGTGCATCGCCGCATCCTGCATTCGGCGAACGAAAACGGCTTCCTCTACAACCGGCCGTATCGCAAATGCGCGCGCATCGTCGGCGACGTGATGGGTAAATACCATCCCCACGGCGACAGCTCGATCTACGAAGCATTGGTTCGGATGAGCCAGGACTGGTCGATGCGCGTGCCGTTGATCGACGGTCAGGGCAATTTCGGGTCGATGGATCCCGATAAAGCCGCCGCGATGCGCTATACCGAGGCGCGGCTGGCGAAGGTGGCCAATGCGCTGCTCGGCGATCTCGACAAGGACACGGTCGACTTCATCCCGAACTACGACGGGTCGGAGCGCGAGCCTGCGGTCCTGCCCGCGCGCTTCCCCAACCTGCTGGTCAATGGCGCGGGCGGCATCGCGGTCGGGATGGCGACGAACGTCCCGCCGCACAATCTGGGCGAGATCATCAACGCGTGCCTCGCGTTCATGGACCGGATGGAGAGCGGCGAGCCGCAGCTGACGACCGAGGAATTGCTCGAGATCGTCCCCGGCCCCGATTTTCCGACCGGCGCGATCATCCTGGGCCGTGCGGGCGCGCGCTCGGCCTATGAGACCGGACGCGGATCGATTCTGCTGCGGTCGCGCCACATCATCGAGGAAGGGCGCGGCGATCGGCGTTCGATCGTACTCACCGAAATCCCGTATCAGCAGGGCAAGAACGCGCTGGTCGAGCGGATCGCGGAAGCCGCCAAGGACAAGCGCATCGAAGGCGTCAGCGACATCCGCGACGAATCGAACCGCGAAGGCGTGCGGATCGTCATTGACCTGAAGCGCGACGCGACGCCGGAGGTGGTGCTGAACCAGCTGTGGCGGCACACGCCGGCGCAGGGATCGTTCGCGGCCAACATGCTGGCGATCCGCGGCGGCCGGCCAGAATTACTCAACCTGCGCGACATCATCGCGGCGTTCGTCGGCTTCCGCGAGGAAGTCATCACGCGGCGCTCCAAGTTCGAACTCGCCAAGGCGCGCGACCGCGCGCACATCTTGCTCGGGCTGGTCATCGCGGTGACGAACCTGGACGAGGTGGTGAAGATCATCCGCGGGTCATCCAGCCCCGCCGAAGCGCGCGCGAAACTATTGTCGCGCGACTGGCCGATCGCGGAGATCGCGCAATATATCAAGCTGGTCGAAGCGGTCGAGGTCGAGATCACCGGCGACACCTATCGGCTGTCCGAAACGCAGGTCCGCGCGATCCTCGACCTGCGCCTCCACCGCCTGACCGCACTCGGCCGCGACGAGATCGGCAACGAGCTGCAGGGGCTGGCGGATTCGATCACCGAATTGCTGGCGATCCTGTCCGACCGGATCAAATTGTTCGCGGTAATGCGCGAGGAGCTCATCGCGGTGCGCGACGAATCCGCCACCCCGCGCCGCTCGGAGATCGTCAACGCGGTCGACGGGATCGACGACGAGGATCTGATCGAGCGCGAGGAGATGGTCGTGACCGTGACGGTCGGCGGCTATATCAAGCGCACCAGCCTCGACACGTTCCGCGCGCAGAAGCGCGGCGGCAAGGGTCGCGCGGCGATGGCGACGAAGGAAGAGGATGTCGTCACCGAACTCTTCGTGACGAGCACGCACACGCCGGTGCTGTTCTTCTCGACGCTGGGCAAGGTCTATCGCCTGAAGGTGTGGCGTTTGCCCGAAGGCGGCGCCAACACGCGCGGACGTCCGATGGTGAACCTGCTGCCGCTGGCGGCGGGCGAGACGATCTCGACCGTGCTGCCGCTGCCCGAGGACGAGGACGAATGGGGCAAGCTGCACGTCATGTTCGCGACCGCCAAGGGATCGGTGCGCCGCAACAGCATGGACGCGTTCACCAACGTGCCGTCGAACGGCAAGATCGCGATGAAGTTCGAAGGCGTCGACGAGGACGACCGGCTGATCGGCGTCGCCCTGCTCGACGAAGGCGACGACGTGCTGCTAGCGACGCGTCAGGGCAAGGCGATCCGCTTCGCCGCGAACGAGGTGCGCGAATTCCAGAGCCGCAATTCGACCGGCGTGCGCGGCATCAACCTGAAGCGCGACGACGCGGTCATTTCGCTGTCGATCCTCCACCGCGTCGGCACCAGCCAGGAGGAGCGCGAGGAATATCTCCGCTTCGCCCCGTGGAAGGAACGCGAAGGCGAGATGACGATGCAGGCCGATCGCTATGAGGAATTGCAGTCGAGCGAGCAGTTCATTCTGACGGTGTGTGCTAACGGCTACGGCAAGATGTCGTCGGCCTATGAATACCGCCGCACCGGGCGTGGCGGTCAGGGCATCACCAACATCGACAACATCAAGCGCAACGGCCCGGTCGTCGCCAGCTTCCCGGCGAGCAAGGGCCAGCAACTGATGCTGGTCACCGATCAGGCGAAGATGATCCGGATGCCGCTTACCTCGATGCGCGTCATCGGGCGCGGATCGGCGGGCGTGCGGTTGTTCAATGTCGCCGACGACGAACACGTCGTTTCCGCCGCGCGGATCGACGAGGAGGAGGCGCCCGAGAACGCCGCGGAGGACATGGTCGCCGCGGAGATCGCCGAGACGCCGCGGAGCGATCCGCTGCAACTCGACGACGGGACCGGAACGACGGATGATGCGGAGGGTGGCGAGTGA
- the yaaA gene encoding peroxide stress protein YaaA, which yields MIAVLSPAKTLDYASPLPALEATHPRFAAAAETLAAAAARMSRKKLGELMHISDKLAALNADRFRGFADQPERPAIFAFDGDVYAGLEAKTLDAAAVDFAQDHVRMLSGLYGLLRPLDLMRPYRLEMGTRWAPRRKKLTDWWGDRIADALAEDVAAEGSGVVLNLASQEYWAAVEGRLPAAVRVIAVDFREADGRFISFHAKKARGMMARWLIEHRIDDIAAMKGFDSDGYRFADADGDRWTFQRA from the coding sequence ATGATCGCCGTACTCTCCCCTGCCAAGACGCTCGACTATGCGAGTCCCCTGCCCGCTTTGGAAGCGACGCATCCGCGGTTCGCCGCAGCGGCGGAGACGCTCGCCGCAGCGGCGGCGCGGATGTCGAGGAAGAAGCTGGGCGAACTGATGCATATCTCGGACAAACTGGCGGCGTTGAACGCCGACCGGTTCCGCGGGTTTGCCGATCAGCCCGAACGCCCGGCGATCTTCGCGTTCGACGGCGACGTCTATGCCGGGCTGGAGGCGAAGACGCTGGATGCCGCGGCGGTGGATTTCGCGCAGGATCATGTGCGGATGCTGTCGGGACTTTACGGATTGCTGCGTCCACTCGATCTGATGCGGCCCTATCGGCTGGAGATGGGCACACGCTGGGCGCCGCGGCGGAAAAAGCTGACCGACTGGTGGGGCGATCGGATCGCCGACGCATTGGCGGAGGATGTCGCGGCCGAGGGTTCGGGTGTCGTGCTGAACTTGGCGAGCCAGGAATATTGGGCGGCGGTCGAGGGGCGGTTGCCTGCTGCGGTCCGCGTGATCGCGGTCGATTTTCGCGAGGCCGACGGGCGCTTCATCAGTTTCCACGCGAAGAAGGCGCGCGGGATGATGGCGCGCTGGCTGATCGAGCACCGGATCGACGATATCGCGGCGATGAAGGGGTTCGACAGCGATGGTTATCGCTTCGCCGACGCCGACGGCGACCGCTGGACCTTCCAGCGCGCATGA